The genome window ACAGGTTAACCGGCTGCTTGCCGAGGGGGGGCATGATCTGATTCTTTCAGTAGGGCAGGTTGTCCCTCACGAAGTGATCGGGATGGCAAATTATAATAAAAATATCTTTGTTGGCACAGGAGGCAGGGAGGGAATCAATAAAAGCCATTATCTGGGTGCAGTCTATGGAATGGAGCGCATTATGGGAAGGGCAGATACTCCGGTCCGCAGAGTCCTGAATTATGCTTCTGATCATTTTGCCAAGAAGCTCCCTATACTCTATATTCTTACGGTAGTCGCTAGGGATACATCGGGACGGCTCGGGGTCTTCGGACTCTACATTGGAGATGATTACGAATGTTTCCGGCTGGCGGCTGAGCTTTCACTTCAGGTGAACTTTGAAATGCTTCCGGAACCGCTGAAAAAAGTGGTGGTGTATCTTGATCCGGAGGAATTCAAAAGCACCTGGCTGGGCAATAAAAGTATCTACCGGACCCGTATGGCAATAGCCGATGGCGGTGAGCTGATCATCCTTGCACCTGGATTGAAAAGTTTTGGTGAGGACAGGGAAATTGACCGGCTTATCAGAAAATATGGCTATGCCACTACCCCTGAAATCCTGCAATTTGTGGCAGAAAATGATGAATTGCAGAAAAATCTGAGTGCGGCGGCACACCTGATTCATGGCTCCTCAGAAGGGCGGTTTTCAATATCCTATGCTCCCGGACACCTGACTCAGGGGGAAATAGAAAAAGCAAAATTCCGGTGGGCAGACCCTAAAAAGATGCTGGAAAAGTATAATCCTGATATATTGCGGGACGGATTCAACACACTTCCGGACGGTGAGGAGATATTCTATATATCGAACCCTGCTCTGGGGCTGTGGGCATCCGGGCAACGATTCAAAAATTAAACGGAGTGAAAAGCGTGAAAAAAGCAGACATTGCGGTTATCGGTATTGGTGTAATGGGGGAAAATCTTGCTCTGAACATTGAAAGCAGAGGCTACTCGGTTATTGTGTATGATAAGGATGATGCAAAACGTGCAAAACTTGCATCCGGGCGTGCTTCAGGCAGAAATATTACCGTAGCCGGCTCACTTCAGGAGGTCGCTGATTCACTTTCCCTCCCCCGTAAGGCACTGATCATGGTGCCGGCAGGTAAACCCGTAGATGCGGTTATTGATGATCTTGTACCATTTTTTCAGGCCGGGGATATTATTATCGACGGTGGCAATTCTCATTTCCCTGATTCTAACAGACGAACCAAATATCTTGGTGATAAGGGAATGCACTTTGTAGGGGCTGGTGTTTCCGGCGGAGAGGAAGGCGCGCTGAAAGGCCCCTCCATCATGCCCGGCGGTTCTTCTGAGGCATGGCAATATATAAAACCGATATTTCAGCATATTGCAGCCAAAGCTGAGGATGGCAATCCCTGTTGCGACTGGGTAGGGGAAGAGGGCTCAGGGCACTTCGTAAAAATGGTGCATAACGGTATTGAATATGGTGATATGCAGCTCCTCTGCGAGGCCTATCAGATTATGAAAGAACTTATCGGGCTGAATCATGATGAAATGTATGAAATCTTTAAACGCTGGAATGAGGGAGAACTGGAAAGTTACCTGGTTGAAATTACAAGAGATATTCTTGCATTTAAGGATGAGGACGGAGCCCCGCTGGTTGAAAAAATCCTGGATAAGGCAGGACAAAAAGGAACAGGAAAATGGACCGTGGTCTCCTCACTTGACCTTGGCGCTCCGCTCACATTAATATCAGAAGCGGTATTTGCCCGAACTCTTTCATCACTTAAGGATCAGAGAAGTGCTGCCTCTAAAGTGCTGAAGGGACCAGCAGTGAAACTTTCCGTACCCCGTGATCAGTTTATCGCGGATCTTGGCAAGGCTGTTTATGCAGCAAAAATTATTTCGTACGCGCAAGGATATATACTCCTAAGAAACGCGGGCGCTGAATACGGATGGAATCTGAATTACGGAGGTATTGCATCCATGTGGCGCGGCGGCTGCATTATCCGTTCGGTATTTCTCGGGAAAATAAAAGAAGCGTTTAATAACAATCCTGATCTCGGCAACCTGCTTCTTGATCCGTTTTTCCGTGATAAAATTCATTCTTCTCAGGAGGGGTGGCGCCGGGTGGTATCTGAATCGGTAATGAACGGCATCTGGGTTCCCGCGCTCTCAAGTGCGCTTACCTGGTTTGACGGCTACCGGAGTGAACAGCTCCCCGCAAATATGCTGCAGGCACAGCGTGATTACTTTGGCGCTCATCAGTATGAAAGAGTGGATAAACCGCGCGGAGAATATTTTCATACCAATTGGACAGGCAGAGGCGGGGATACAACTTCATCAACGTATACTCTGTAACTGAAGGACTGAAATAAGTATGACCACAGGAATTACAGCGTCTCATTCAGGAAGGATTGTCCTGACTGACCTCCTGGTATTTGCGTTAGTATATATAACACCGGCACTTTCCCATGTGCTGCCGGTTCCTCTCTATGTGCTTGACCCTATGCGGCTTTTCTTCCTTACGGGTATGGTGCTCGCCGGGAGCAGATGGAACAGCTATCTGCTTGCTCTGAGCATTCCATTGTTTTCATCACTGGTCACCGGACATCCCTCCTTCTGGAAGGGTACGCTTATCTCGTTTGAACTTGCAGCAAATTTTTATCTCTTTGTGCAGCTGATGCATATCCGCCGTCTGCCGGTGCCTGTTGTTATTGCAGGTTCAATTATCATCAGCAAGATTCTCTATTACGGAGCAAAACACCTTTATCTGCAAACCGGGCTGATTCAGGGGGAACTGATTTCCACGCCGGTGCACCTGCAGGTCTTGACGGTATTGATCGTGACCACAGTTATTTCATTTATCTTCAGAAAAAAAATTACCGAACAGTACGGTCAGTAATATTGTACAGTTCAGAAAAAAACAAAGCTTTTAACCATGCAAGTACGTTATTCGTTAGACCCCGGAAGTGTCCGCAGATTAACTACTGAGGAACTCCGCGGCTATTTTCTTATTGATACACTTTTCAGACCCGGCACTATTGAGATGGTGTATTCAGACATTGACCGCTCAGTAACCGGATCTGCTGTTCCGCTCGCTGCTTCGCTGCATCTGGCAGCAACTAAAAAAGAACTGGCCGCGGAATATTTCACGGAAAGGCGGGAAATCGGTGTCATTAATACCGGAGGCAGCGGTACAGTTTCGCTGGACGGAAAGATAATTACACTGTTAAATAAGGATGCACTTTACATCGGCAGGGGGGTAAAAGAAATTCTGTTTGCCAGTGACCATGAATCTGAACCGGCAAAGTTTTATTTTGTAAGCTACCCTGCGCATAAGGAATATCCTTCGCGAAAAATTGCGATGGGTGAAGCCACACAGGTGAAACTTGGAAGCAGCGCGGATGCAAATTCCCGGACAATATATAAATTTATTCATCCCGGACTGATGCCCTCCTGCCAGATTGTTATGGGGCTGACCATCCTGAATGAGGGGAGCGTGTGGAATACCATGCCTCCGCATACTCATCTGAGGCGCTCTGAAGTATATATGTATTTTGACCTTCCGGAAGATGCTATGGTTGTTCATCTGATGGGAGAGGGGAATGAAACCCGTCATCTGATAGTAAGGAACGGGCAGGCGGTTCTTTCGCCGAGCTGGTCTCTTCATGCAGGTGCCGGAACACGTAATTATGCATTCATCTGGGCAATGGGGGGAGAAAATCAGGAATTTGATGATATGGATGGAATTGCAATACATGACCTCAGGTAAAAGGATTGAGCAATAGAACCATGAATCAGCTGTTCAGGGTTGACGGAAAAACCGCTCTGATTACCGGTGCAAGAAGAGGAATAGGCCGCGCGTTCGCCGCTTCACTGGCTCATGCCGGAGCGGATATTGTTGCTGTGTCTAAAAGCAGTTCCGCGCCTGAAACGGAGAAACTGGTGAACGATGCCGGCAGAAATTTTACCTATTATTCATGTGATTTTACCAGCCGTGAATCAGTATATACACTCATAAAAACCCTTGAAGAAAACAATACAGAAATTGACATACTGGTAAATAACGCCGGTACCATTCAGCGCAGGCCGGCTGCCGAGCATCCGGACGAATACTGGGATGAAGTGATAGCCGCAAATCTGAGTTCGCAGTTTATTCTCACACGGGAAATTGCAAAGGGAATGCTTTCACGTCGCGGCGGAAAAATTATCTTTGTAGCTTCACTACTTTCATTTCAGGGTGGGATTACCGTTCCGGGGTATGCAGCGTCAAAAGGAGGCATAAAGCAGCTGACCATGGCGCTTGCGAATGAATGGGCAGCTAAAGGTATAAATGTAAATGCCATAGCCCCCGGATATATCTCTACGGACAATACCAAAGCTCTGAGGGAAGATGAAACACGGAACAATGCCATACTCAGCCGGATTCCTCAAGGCCGCTGGGGAACACCTGAAGACCTGACCGGAGCTCTGATTTATCTGAGCAGCCCGGCATCAGATTATTGCAACGGTTCAGTCATCACCGTAGACGGAGGCTGGATGGGCAGATAGCCCTTTTAAACATAATAATTACAGATAGTAAACCCCTGCGGGCAACCCCCGTCAGGGGTTTTTTCGTTTATGGGGGAGGGGTCAAGGGGTTCTTGGATGGTCAGCTTATATACGGTGGTTGTGATTTGTCCGTGCAGAAATCACTGAATAAATTACCATCTCCGCAGAATTGCTAACCTGCCTCCCTGTTTCTCGCCCAGATATCACGCATGAAGAAGGAGGGGGAGACTCCGGTGTGTTTCTGAAATACTTTCGAAAATGTTACGCGGTTATTAAAACCGGATCTTTCAGCTATGCTGTCTATGGTGAGCGATCTGGATTCATCCGAATTCATTATCTGGATCGCTTCGCGGACTCTGTGGCCATTGATGAGATCAGGGAATGTCATGCCGGAGCCATGATGCACTGCCTGAGAAAGATATGTCCGGTTTGTCCCAAGCCGCTCCGCAGCATTTGCAGTGGTTAAGTCGTGAACAAGGTAGATTTTTTCTTCCTGGATGAGATGGTTTAGTTTTGCTGAAAGTTCACGGAGCAGGGTTTCATCAATAGTTTTTTTGCCCTGTGTACCATCGGTCGTTCTTACAGTGACGGGATCTGCATTTTCTTCTTCCTCCTCTTCATCAGCCATGCGTTCCACAACAGGTATTGGTACACTGGCTGCACTGTAAGCAAGTTCAAGATTTTTTTCAACAAGCAGTTTATGGGATTTCCTCAGACGGAAGTAGTACGCAATCAGAATGAGAAAAGATGCTATGCTTATGAAAAGAATACCGATAATCAGATTTTTTTCACGCTGCAAACCCTCAGCGCGATGCTGTAAAATCTGGTGATTATGTTCAGCGTAAATATGAAGAATCTTTGCCCGGTTAAAAATGGAATCCGCGGTTTTTGAAACGGCAACCCATTGTTCAAGGTAGTTTACCGCCTGCCTGTAATCTCCGGCAGCTTTGAACGTATATGCCCGCTCTCTGTTTATGGCTTCTTTATATCTGATGTCTGAATATTCTTTTTCAAGCTGCTCTGCAAGACTTAGTACGGCTTTTGCTGAGTCAAATTTGCTCTTGTGCCTGAGAATTTCCGCATATCCGATGTATAAACCCGGGAGCTCGGCAAATTGCTTAAACTTTTCTGCATAATATTTTCCATTCTCACAATATTCTTCCCCTTTTTTATAATCACCTTTTGCCAGATTTACTTCCATCAGTTTCCTGAAATGATAAACCATTCCGCTTGAATCACTTGCGGACATTGGAGGAGCGGTTAGTTTTTCGAAAGCTGTCAGGAAATAGCTCTCCGCTTCATCCAGCTTGTTTTGCCGGAATTTTATCAGCCCAAGATTGCTGCGCAATGTTATAAATCGCCAGTGTTTCGCAAAATTCTTCTCCTGCTCCATGAGCTGCTGATAGATTTTCTCGGCCTCATCATATTCACCGGCAAAGAAGTGCATATCGGCAATGAGCTGATTGATTTCGTCAAGACTGGAATTAGACTGAATATCCGAAAGGATGGTTTTTGCCATAAGCGCGTACATCATGGCGGAGTCCGGCATAGAGTTATCCCGGAAGATGATGCTCTTAAATGTATAAGCCGCGGCCTGAAGTTCGGGAAGATTTTCGGACCTGGCTAAATCTGCCGCCTCATTGAGCATCCTGAATTTTGTATCAAAAACGTGAAACCGGTAGGAGTGAATCAGGGTATTTATATAGAGAGATTTATTCTGATGATGAACTGATTCCCTGAGCAGACGGCGGCTGAGTGCAAGGCCGGATTCAAAATCTGCTACATACATCAGGACAATCAATTGTCCGGCTGCTTCATCTGCCTCGGGAAACTTCTGACTATTCCAGATTTTCAGGAGACTGTCAACCTTTTCTGACTGAATTGCAGGAAAAAGGCACAGATTCGCCAGGAATATGATTATGAATACTCTCATGAAACGGGAAAAATGAATAGCTACTGCAAAATAATCACAAAGTTTAAATGGGAACAGAAAAAAATGCCGGGCTGATGGTATCAGTTGCGGATTATTTTCTCTGGTTGTTGATATAAAAAGAGGTATTCGCGTAAAAATTGCGCAATTGTAACCGCAAAATGACCTATTTCCGGTAACAATTGCGCAATGATTACCAACTTTTCAGAAAAAACATTTGCGGAGACTCTATTTTTGACCTGCCGCAGTTGTGTGTACTCGGCACTTTCACATC of Ignavibacteriales bacterium contains these proteins:
- the gnd gene encoding decarboxylating NADP(+)-dependent phosphogluconate dehydrogenase, translated to MKSVKKADIAVIGIGVMGENLALNIESRGYSVIVYDKDDAKRAKLASGRASGRNITVAGSLQEVADSLSLPRKALIMVPAGKPVDAVIDDLVPFFQAGDIIIDGGNSHFPDSNRRTKYLGDKGMHFVGAGVSGGEEGALKGPSIMPGGSSEAWQYIKPIFQHIAAKAEDGNPCCDWVGEEGSGHFVKMVHNGIEYGDMQLLCEAYQIMKELIGLNHDEMYEIFKRWNEGELESYLVEITRDILAFKDEDGAPLVEKILDKAGQKGTGKWTVVSSLDLGAPLTLISEAVFARTLSSLKDQRSAASKVLKGPAVKLSVPRDQFIADLGKAVYAAKIISYAQGYILLRNAGAEYGWNLNYGGIASMWRGGCIIRSVFLGKIKEAFNNNPDLGNLLLDPFFRDKIHSSQEGWRRVVSESVMNGIWVPALSSALTWFDGYRSEQLPANMLQAQRDYFGAHQYERVDKPRGEYFHTNWTGRGGDTTSSTYTL
- a CDS encoding DUF2088 domain-containing protein, whose amino-acid sequence is MLCFAKGSTQYPLSADEIREGLIQSLEQAGSVNKVIAIPPDFTRFHSQAGLITRMIYDHYGERLTDILPALGTHFAMEDKEIEQMYPGVPRHLFRVHNWKEDLVTLGEVPSEYISEVSEGKLNYTWPAQVNRLLAEGGHDLILSVGQVVPHEVIGMANYNKNIFVGTGGREGINKSHYLGAVYGMERIMGRADTPVRRVLNYASDHFAKKLPILYILTVVARDTSGRLGVFGLYIGDDYECFRLAAELSLQVNFEMLPEPLKKVVVYLDPEEFKSTWLGNKSIYRTRMAIADGGELIILAPGLKSFGEDREIDRLIRKYGYATTPEILQFVAENDELQKNLSAAAHLIHGSSEGRFSISYAPGHLTQGEIEKAKFRWADPKKMLEKYNPDILRDGFNTLPDGEEIFYISNPALGLWASGQRFKN
- a CDS encoding helix-turn-helix domain-containing protein translates to MRVFIIIFLANLCLFPAIQSEKVDSLLKIWNSQKFPEADEAAGQLIVLMYVADFESGLALSRRLLRESVHHQNKSLYINTLIHSYRFHVFDTKFRMLNEAADLARSENLPELQAAAYTFKSIIFRDNSMPDSAMMYALMAKTILSDIQSNSSLDEINQLIADMHFFAGEYDEAEKIYQQLMEQEKNFAKHWRFITLRSNLGLIKFRQNKLDEAESYFLTAFEKLTAPPMSASDSSGMVYHFRKLMEVNLAKGDYKKGEEYCENGKYYAEKFKQFAELPGLYIGYAEILRHKSKFDSAKAVLSLAEQLEKEYSDIRYKEAINRERAYTFKAAGDYRQAVNYLEQWVAVSKTADSIFNRAKILHIYAEHNHQILQHRAEGLQREKNLIIGILFISIASFLILIAYYFRLRKSHKLLVEKNLELAYSAASVPIPVVERMADEEEEEENADPVTVRTTDGTQGKKTIDETLLRELSAKLNHLIQEEKIYLVHDLTTANAAERLGTNRTYLSQAVHHGSGMTFPDLINGHRVREAIQIMNSDESRSLTIDSIAERSGFNNRVTFSKVFQKHTGVSPSFFMRDIWARNREAG
- a CDS encoding SDR family oxidoreductase, which produces MNQLFRVDGKTALITGARRGIGRAFAASLAHAGADIVAVSKSSSAPETEKLVNDAGRNFTYYSCDFTSRESVYTLIKTLEENNTEIDILVNNAGTIQRRPAAEHPDEYWDEVIAANLSSQFILTREIAKGMLSRRGGKIIFVASLLSFQGGITVPGYAASKGGIKQLTMALANEWAAKGINVNAIAPGYISTDNTKALREDETRNNAILSRIPQGRWGTPEDLTGALIYLSSPASDYCNGSVITVDGGWMGR
- the kduI gene encoding 5-dehydro-4-deoxy-D-glucuronate isomerase: MQVRYSLDPGSVRRLTTEELRGYFLIDTLFRPGTIEMVYSDIDRSVTGSAVPLAASLHLAATKKELAAEYFTERREIGVINTGGSGTVSLDGKIITLLNKDALYIGRGVKEILFASDHESEPAKFYFVSYPAHKEYPSRKIAMGEATQVKLGSSADANSRTIYKFIHPGLMPSCQIVMGLTILNEGSVWNTMPPHTHLRRSEVYMYFDLPEDAMVVHLMGEGNETRHLIVRNGQAVLSPSWSLHAGAGTRNYAFIWAMGGENQEFDDMDGIAIHDLR